The Temnothorax longispinosus isolate EJ_2023e chromosome 4, Tlon_JGU_v1, whole genome shotgun sequence genome has a window encoding:
- the LOC139812311 gene encoding signal sequence receptor beta produces the protein MSSVDRDYFYYYDYAIQPRNYTSTSTTHLHWNSLTRLLLTVLLRIGFVLVQIGSVPVNNVNLILLQNMVDLCCVTVMYFLTGFLVAYNGDVAGLIGAGHWIGDPAIDRNEAIVGWQAVAIASAICTTAVAGRMHPAGYLLVGALLSGLIQPLLIHWASLGWMAENELGGRTVTFKDQAGTGMIHIVGGLSGLIGCVVLGRRMFRLRDLDDASITPGSAGTVFGGLLLIFAGLQDLCTSVHDRDKYRTFARDPSHAYINNLLAASSCTLIIVALHLVLGRETFNHWTLMRCVQGTIAGVVTVSAAANDYSPQIAIALGCLGGIVFYLVSTWIFRSALEDYCNVVGVHLVCAILGSILAPFCSVRLDEDTVTILLSFSWQLICLAALLALVGAAMLLIFGMLECCGILRNRSECLNHARANAAVDRGPSRTFLQRIFSSDSGCFYLQPGSTSNAERHPNVDSRFWRYREGVDKVEEGRSIDTNKSDANVKIEDNVTKIQVPGARVKKARQVHTLSGSTPMFIEDQGGTGESIGKDLMEIGRKRFLKKEIKYALDPIEEIDEELSKEFESKETSAQSNIDGYNAGDKNPILTERFNMSGDRRDLNESNYQLRRTIKLMNLHHEFVKEDLKVVLGPKRLDSSSSESCDDDTVFAKTPDLNESTRDIAINNDSLIYSTNV, from the exons ATGTCGTCCGTTGATAGAGATTACTTCTACTATTACGATTACGCTATTCAGCCTCGCAACTATACCTCTACCTCCACCACACACCTCCACTGGAATTCGCTGACTCGTCTCCTCCTGACGGTCCTGCTACGCATCGGCTTCGTCCTCGTTCAGATCGGCAGCGTGCCGGTCAACAATGTTAATCTGATACTCCTTCAAAATATGGTCGACCTGTGTTGCGTCACCGTTATGTACTTCCTAACGGGGTTTCTCGTCGCCTACAACGGCGACGTCGCCGGCCTGATCGGCGCGGGCCACTGGATCGGTGATCCAGCGATCGACAGAAACGAGGCAATTGTGGGGTGGCAGGCGGTGGCAATCGCCTCGGCGATTTGCACCACCGCCGTCGCGGGTAGAATGCATCCGGCGGGATATCTGCTGGTGGGTGCCCTCTTATCAGGTCTGATCCAACCGTTGCTCATTCACTGGGCATCGTTGGGATGGATGGCGGAGAACGAATTAGGTGGAAGGACCGTGACTTTCAAGGACCAAGCCGGCACGGGGATGATTCATATCGTCGGAGGACTCTCCGGCCTGATCGGATGCGTCGTCCTCGGTAGAAGAATGTTCAGATTGAGAGACCTGGACGACGCGAGTATCACCCCCGGCTCCGCGGGAACTGTTTTCGGAGGTCTACTGTTGATCTTCGCCGGGCTTCAA GATTTGTGCACGAGCGTGCACGACCGCGACAAGTACCGAACGTTCGCACGGGACCCGTCGCACGCGTACATTAACAACTTGCTAGCCGCGTCCTCGTGCACATTGATAATCGTGGCTCTGCACTTGGTCCTCGGCCGTGAGACCTTCAATCATTGGACACTAATGAGATGCGTTCAGGGGACGATCGCCGGCGTGGTGACGGTGTCGGCCGCGGCGAATGATTACTCGCCGCAAATAGCTATCGCATTAGGCTGCCTGGGAGGGATCGTGTTCTATCTCGTCTCCACGTGGATTTTTCGCAGCGCTCTGGAGGATTACTGCAACGTCGTAGGCGTACACCTCGTTTGCGCGATCCTCGGGAGTATCCTGGCCCCCTTTTGCTCTGTGCGCCTGGACGAGGATACCGTGACGATATTATTGAGTTTCTCCTGGCAATTAATCTGCTTGGCCGCGTTGCTGGCCTTAGTTGGTGCAGCGATGCTGCTGATCTTCGGTATGCTGGAGTGCTGCGGTATACTCCGTAATAGATCGGAATGCCTGAATCACGCGCGGGCCAACGCTGCTGTCGACAGAGGCCCGTCAAGGACGTTCCTGCAAAGAATCTTCTCCTCCGACAGTGGTTGCTTTTACCTGCAACCGGGCTCGACCTCCAACGCGGAACGTCATCCAAACGTCGACTCGAGATTTTGGAGGTATCGAGAAGGCGTGGATAAAGTCGAAGAAGGGAGGTCTATCGACACGAATAAATCGGATGCGAATGTCAAAATTGAAGATAATGTTACGAAGATTCAAGTGCCGG gAGCAAGAGTAAAAAAAGCGAGACAAGTGCATACTTTATCTGGAAGTACTCCGATGTTTATCGAAGATCAAGGTGGTACCGGTGAATCGATTGGCAAGGATCTTATGGAAATTGGAAGGAAAAGATTTcttaaaaaggaaataaaatatgctcTAGATCCTATCGAAGAAATAGACGAAGAGCTTTCGAAAGAATTTGAAAGCAAAGAAACCAGCGCTCAATCTAATATCGACGGTTATAATGCTGGGGACAAAAATCCAATCTTGACAGAACGTTTTAACATGTCTGGGGATCGAAGGGACTTGAACGAATCAAATTATCAGCTTCGAAGAACTATAAAATTGATGAATTTACATCACGAATTTGTTAAGGAAGATTTGAAAGTTGTGTTGGGACCGAAACGCCTGGATTCTTCGTCCAGCGAATCGTGCGACGATGACACTGTCTTTGCAAAGACGCCAGACTTGAATGAATCTACGAGAGATATTGCAATAAACAATGACTCGTTGATTTACAGTACAAATGTATGA